One segment of Hydrogenothermus marinus DNA contains the following:
- the cutA gene encoding divalent-cation tolerance protein CutA has product MNYIVIYITTPSLEKGQEIADILVKEKLAACVNVIPNISSTYFWQGNIEKDDESLLIIKTRKDKFENLEKRVKEVHPYSVPEIIALPIIAGSNDYLKWIDESLDRD; this is encoded by the coding sequence ATGAACTATATAGTTATTTATATTACAACGCCTTCTTTAGAAAAAGGACAAGAGATAGCAGATATACTAGTAAAAGAAAAGCTTGCTGCATGTGTAAATGTTATTCCTAATATAAGCTCTACTTATTTTTGGCAAGGAAATATTGAAAAAGATGATGAATCTCTTTTGATAATAAAAACAAGAAAAGATAAATTTGAAAATTTAGAAAAAAGAGTAAAAGAAGTTCATCCTTATTCTGTTCCTGAAATAATAGCTCTACCTATAATTGCTGGTTCTAATGATTATCTAAAATGGATAGATGAATCCTTAGATAGGGATTAA
- a CDS encoding response regulator: MRILLIDENPETYEVLNEVAKLSQSEIIYFDDIMKAEDFLDKSETVDIDGIITEKYTQNKPIAIILNIVKEKNVDIPIILLTTKITEEEEEYFKKMGVSSIMLKPFNPLEVLTEIVEILKKEKGEEYVKERLHTTEADRSSLKRIIEKIINLFKKLLGK; this comes from the coding sequence ATGAGGATTTTATTAATTGATGAAAATCCAGAAACATATGAGGTTCTTAATGAGGTAGCAAAACTCAGTCAGTCAGAAATAATATATTTTGACGATATAATGAAAGCTGAAGATTTTTTAGATAAGTCTGAAACAGTTGATATCGATGGAATTATAACAGAAAAATATACTCAAAATAAGCCTATTGCAATAATTTTAAACATAGTAAAAGAAAAAAATGTAGATATTCCAATTATATTATTAACTACTAAAATTACAGAGGAAGAAGAAGAATATTTTAAAAAAATGGGTGTTTCTTCTATAATGTTAAAGCCATTCAATCCTCTTGAAGTTCTGACAGAAATAGTTGAAATATTGAAAAAGGAAAAAGGTGAAGAGTATGTAAAAGAAAGACTTCATACTACTGAAGCAGATAGATCCTCTTTAAAAAGGATTATTGAAAAGATTATTAATCTATTCAAAAAATTATTAGGAAAATGA
- a CDS encoding toprim domain-containing protein, translating to MIFNSLKEWKNKLVEYSRYPEVYVIVEGKNDIKTLSNLGVKNLYSLKGKRFYDVVEDLEYCKLCILLLDLDKQGEKIFNKLKFILEREGIPVEISFREYLKNFNIKEIENLPIEELNDC from the coding sequence ATGATATTTAACTCTTTAAAAGAATGGAAAAACAAACTTGTAGAATATTCAAGATATCCAGAAGTTTATGTAATTGTAGAAGGAAAAAATGATATAAAAACCCTCTCTAACTTAGGAGTAAAAAATCTATACTCATTAAAAGGAAAAAGATTTTATGATGTGGTAGAAGACCTTGAATACTGTAAGCTTTGCATACTTCTTTTAGACTTAGATAAACAAGGAGAAAAAATATTTAATAAACTCAAATTTATTTTAGAAAGAGAAGGAATTCCTGTAGAAATATCTTTTAGAGAGTATTTAAAAAATTTTAATATAAAAGAGATAGAAAATTTACCTATAGAGGAATTAAATGATTGCTAA
- the dnaA gene encoding chromosomal replication initiator protein DnaA, whose amino-acid sequence MDIWGDIVSSMAPNIDKNSLKLLKGIHKTKLENNKFKIYTPDIVYRDWLDSNYKEDIKKILYRLTGKNLIVEVISEEEIQLKKEKRKIEKQLPKEKLAQPINLNPKFTFSNLIIGNCNKVAYKAAIAVAENPGNIYNPLFIYGDIGLGKTHILHATAHYMLSKNPDANIIYTTADAFMSELIAYMQKGSILDFRRKYKNIDLLLIDDVQFLVRKERTQIELYYIFNALHLIRKQVILSSDTPPSKLKGIQGRLLSRFASGLVVEVKPPDIETKLKIIKKKAQEFKMDIPYDVMLFIAKTVNTNIRELEGSLTKLKAYSQIMERPVTLDMTREVLKDILEIKQIEEFSIEKIQKEVANYFAVNINEILGSSRKKKVVMARQIAMYLARYLTDKSLNEISKAFKKKDHTTVINAIEKVKKQMEKDRKFKLTVEFLRDKILTS is encoded by the coding sequence TTGGATATCTGGGGTGATATTGTCTCTTCAATGGCTCCAAATATAGATAAAAATTCTTTAAAGCTTTTGAAGGGAATACATAAAACAAAATTAGAAAATAATAAATTTAAAATATATACCCCAGATATAGTTTATAGAGACTGGCTTGATTCAAACTATAAAGAAGATATAAAGAAAATACTTTATAGATTAACAGGAAAAAATCTAATTGTTGAAGTAATATCTGAAGAAGAAATCCAATTAAAAAAAGAAAAAAGAAAAATAGAAAAACAGCTTCCAAAAGAAAAATTAGCACAACCAATAAATCTTAATCCTAAATTTACCTTTTCAAATCTTATTATTGGAAATTGTAATAAAGTAGCCTACAAAGCAGCTATAGCAGTAGCAGAAAATCCGGGAAATATTTATAATCCTCTTTTTATATATGGAGATATAGGGCTTGGGAAAACCCATATATTACACGCTACTGCCCACTATATGCTTTCTAAAAATCCAGATGCAAATATTATTTATACTACTGCAGATGCTTTTATGTCAGAACTTATAGCATATATGCAAAAAGGTTCTATCTTAGACTTTAGAAGAAAGTATAAAAATATAGATTTACTACTTATAGATGATGTCCAGTTTTTAGTAAGAAAAGAAAGAACTCAGATTGAGTTGTATTATATATTTAACGCTTTACATCTAATAAGAAAGCAAGTGATTTTATCATCAGATACACCACCTTCAAAACTAAAAGGAATTCAAGGTAGATTGTTAAGTAGATTTGCAAGTGGATTAGTAGTTGAGGTTAAACCACCTGATATTGAAACAAAACTGAAAATAATAAAGAAAAAAGCACAAGAATTTAAAATGGATATTCCTTATGATGTAATGCTTTTTATTGCAAAAACAGTAAACACAAATATAAGGGAACTTGAAGGTTCTTTAACTAAGTTAAAGGCTTATAGTCAAATAATGGAAAGGCCTGTAACCCTTGATATGACAAGAGAAGTCTTAAAAGATATTTTAGAAATAAAGCAGATTGAAGAATTTTCAATAGAAAAAATACAAAAAGAAGTAGCTAATTATTTTGCAGTTAATATAAATGAGATATTAGGCTCTTCAAGAAAGAAAAAAGTAGTAATGGCAAGACAGATAGCTATGTATCTTGCTAGATATTTAACTGATAAATCTTTAAATGAAATATCAAAAGCTTTCAAGAAAAAGGATCATACAACTGTAATAAATGCAATAGAAAAAGTAAAAAAACAGATGGAAAAAGATAGAAAATTTAAATTAACAGTAGAATTTCTAAGAGATAAAATACTTACAAGTTAA
- the tpiA gene encoding triose-phosphate isomerase, with protein MKYLIAANWKMHKTCAETLDYLDKFLPSVKDILNVEIMIAPPFTALSSASIRLDAAKKEGEFNVKLGAQNMYFEEKGAFTGEISPIMLNELNIDYVILGHSERRHIFKEKDELINKKMYSAIEHGIRPILCVGETIEEREQGITLNVIENQIRKGLAGIEKDMPYIDIAYEPVWAIGTGKTATPEQAEEVHRFIRSLINEMSKGNDDKTRILYGGSVKPENATDLIKQENINGFLVGSASLDPEKFYKIIINSLEE; from the coding sequence ATGAAATATTTGATAGCGGCAAACTGGAAAATGCATAAAACTTGTGCAGAAACCCTTGATTATTTAGATAAATTTTTACCTTCTGTTAAAGATATTCTAAATGTAGAAATAATGATAGCTCCTCCTTTTACAGCTCTTTCTTCTGCATCTATAAGATTAGATGCAGCTAAAAAAGAAGGAGAGTTTAATGTTAAGTTAGGTGCTCAAAATATGTATTTTGAAGAAAAAGGAGCTTTTACAGGAGAAATATCTCCAATTATGTTAAATGAGCTAAATATTGATTATGTAATACTTGGTCATTCTGAAAGAAGACATATTTTCAAAGAAAAAGATGAACTTATAAATAAGAAGATGTATTCAGCAATAGAGCATGGAATAAGACCTATATTATGTGTCGGAGAAACAATAGAAGAAAGAGAACAAGGAATAACATTAAATGTTATTGAAAATCAAATAAGAAAAGGATTAGCAGGAATAGAAAAAGATATGCCTTATATTGATATAGCTTATGAACCAGTTTGGGCTATTGGTACAGGAAAAACAGCAACTCCTGAACAAGCAGAAGAAGTTCATAGATTTATAAGAAGTTTAATAAATGAGATGTCTAAAGGAAATGATGATAAAACAAGAATATTATATGGTGGAAGTGTTAAACCTGAAAATGCTACTGATTTAATAAAACAAGAAAATATAAATGGTTTTTTAGTAGGTAGTGCAAGTCTTGATCCTGAAAAATTTTATAAAATAATAATAAACTCTTTGGAGGAATAA
- a CDS encoding NAD(P)-dependent oxidoreductase, whose amino-acid sequence MKRVGWIGLGHIGLPLVKNLINAGLDVKVWNRTLDKAKKNNLPYTETLEELVNDRDIIITMLYDSDSVLEVYSKITKLDIFNKTFIDMTTIKPETVKKIAEMLIQKKANFLEAPVIGSVPLAEKGTLTILVSGDENIYKDLTGIFSVLGKEIIYVGDYTIATSLKLINNMVLASFLTTLTEAFVSAKKLGIDPKLTMKVLENGAGKSAVLEAKKEKLLNEDYSTHFSANLMLKDLNYAIELTNKINTPAVLTSISKELYKAAKAKGLGDSDFSSVLEVFKSLANLEN is encoded by the coding sequence ATGAAAAGGGTAGGATGGATAGGACTTGGACATATAGGACTTCCTTTAGTAAAAAATCTTATTAATGCAGGACTTGATGTAAAAGTTTGGAATAGAACCTTAGATAAAGCTAAAAAAAATAATTTACCTTATACTGAAACCTTAGAAGAACTTGTTAATGATAGAGATATTATTATAACTATGCTTTATGATTCAGATTCTGTTTTAGAGGTTTATTCTAAAATAACAAAATTAGATATATTTAATAAAACATTTATAGATATGACAACTATTAAACCAGAAACTGTAAAAAAAATAGCAGAAATGCTTATTCAAAAAAAAGCTAATTTTTTAGAAGCTCCTGTAATAGGTAGTGTTCCTTTAGCAGAAAAAGGAACTTTAACTATATTAGTTAGTGGAGATGAAAATATCTATAAAGATTTAACAGGTATATTTTCAGTATTAGGAAAAGAAATAATCTATGTAGGTGATTATACAATAGCTACATCTTTAAAACTCATAAATAATATGGTTTTGGCATCTTTTTTAACAACTTTAACAGAAGCTTTTGTATCTGCCAAAAAACTAGGAATTGATCCAAAACTTACAATGAAAGTATTAGAAAATGGTGCAGGTAAATCTGCTGTTTTAGAAGCCAAAAAAGAAAAATTATTAAACGAAGATTACTCTACTCATTTTTCTGCGAACTTAATGTTAAAAGATTTAAATTATGCAATAGAGTTAACAAACAAAATTAATACACCTGCAGTATTAACATCTATATCTAAGGAACTTTATAAAGCAGCTAAAGCTAAAGGCTTAGGAGATAGTGATTTTTCTTCAGTATTAGAAGTATTTAAATCATTAGCAAATTTAGAAAATTAA
- a CDS encoding DUF2103 domain-containing protein, whose protein sequence is MKYRKKGIKKEHHIIEDGEAVLNQLIKEGLADSIIPGRIKTTPKGRPGKIRLTYQYDTQSGAKLLLKKGSTIQEVFVITNNREDLKKFIKENFE, encoded by the coding sequence ATGAAATACAGAAAAAAGGGTATTAAGAAAGAACATCATATTATAGAAGATGGAGAGGCTGTACTAAACCAATTAATAAAAGAAGGTTTAGCAGATTCTATAATACCGGGTAGAATAAAAACAACTCCAAAAGGAAGGCCAGGCAAAATAAGACTTACTTATCAGTATGATACACAGTCTGGAGCAAAACTTCTTTTAAAAAAAGGCTCTACAATCCAAGAAGTATTTGTAATTACTAATAATAGAGAAGATTTAAAAAAATTTATAAAAGAAAATTTTGAATAA
- a CDS encoding ABC transporter permease, with protein MKAFLTIFFKEILTFFRNWGLVLLVLYSFTLDVYIAGEGFEIKPRNISVGYVDYTQGVISNKILSTLHKPEFQKPKMFKSEEELKKAIFNREIIVGLIFDPDFEKNLIKTGKAKINVMLDSTAAAQAYITLSYIQDSVSQFSNLKFPIELKIHKLFNQNADTKKFISFSEFLSVLSLLSIILSAVVFVREKENGTWDLMLLMPIDSKLIILAKSLSQIVIIFSASLISVGIVLFKIFNVPMNGNFIYFLILTLIFLFSMTGIGLFIASIAKNLLQVAQLSVLIMMPMIFLSGAWTPISSMHPFIQYLSYISPLRYYIQGSIGIFFKGMPLDALIPYFIALSLLSFSLYMFGFRKIGKLF; from the coding sequence ATGAAAGCATTTTTGACAATATTTTTTAAAGAGATATTAACCTTTTTCAGAAATTGGGGTCTTGTTCTTCTTGTTTTATATTCCTTTACATTAGATGTTTATATTGCAGGGGAAGGATTTGAGATAAAACCAAGAAATATATCTGTAGGTTATGTAGATTATACTCAAGGTGTTATATCAAATAAAATTTTAAGTACACTTCATAAACCAGAATTTCAAAAACCAAAAATGTTTAAATCTGAGGAAGAACTGAAAAAAGCTATTTTTAATAGAGAGATAATAGTAGGATTAATTTTTGATCCTGATTTTGAAAAAAATCTAATAAAAACAGGAAAAGCAAAAATTAATGTGATGCTTGATTCAACAGCAGCAGCTCAAGCCTATATTACTCTTTCTTATATTCAAGATAGTGTAAGTCAGTTTTCTAATCTAAAATTTCCTATTGAACTTAAAATACACAAACTATTTAATCAAAATGCAGATACAAAAAAATTTATATCTTTTTCTGAGTTTTTATCTGTTTTAAGTTTATTAAGTATTATATTATCTGCAGTTGTTTTTGTAAGAGAGAAAGAAAACGGAACTTGGGATTTAATGTTATTAATGCCTATAGATTCTAAGCTTATAATTTTAGCTAAAAGTTTGTCTCAAATTGTAATAATCTTTTCAGCAAGTTTAATATCAGTAGGTATTGTTTTATTTAAGATTTTTAATGTTCCAATGAATGGTAATTTTATATATTTTTTAATTTTGACCTTAATATTTTTATTTTCTATGACAGGAATAGGCTTATTTATTGCATCTATAGCCAAAAATCTTCTTCAGGTGGCACAGCTTTCAGTTCTTATAATGATGCCAATGATATTTTTAAGTGGAGCCTGGACTCCAATATCTTCAATGCACCCTTTTATTCAGTATTTATCTTATATATCCCCTTTAAGGTACTATATCCAAGGAAGTATAGGTATTTTCTTTAAAGGTATGCCTCTTGATGCATTAATCCCTTATTTCATAGCTTTATCTCTTTTAAGCTTTAGTCTGTATATGTTTGGTTTTAGAAAAATAGGAAAGCTATTTTAA
- a CDS encoding MqnA/MqnD/SBP family protein yields the protein MRIHVAHSPDSDDAFMFYAINHKKIDTKGYEFIDVLSDIETLNKEALKGTYEVSAISIHAFPYVADKYALLSSGASMGDNYGPMVVAKEKFDINQLKNKKIAVPGTLTSAFLALQLFLESKDFNYEVIPFDQIIPAVKEGKVDAGLIIHEGQLTYKDEGLECIVDLGKWWYEKTEGLPLPLGGNVIRKDLGEKVMKEISEILKESIKYSLEHREEAVDYALKFARDMTKEKADKFIGMYVNDLTVDYGQRGKKAIELFLNEAKNLNLIPDIPEIKFV from the coding sequence ATGAGAATACATGTAGCCCATAGCCCAGATTCAGATGATGCTTTTATGTTTTATGCAATAAACCATAAAAAAATAGATACAAAAGGTTATGAATTTATAGATGTTTTATCTGATATAGAAACTTTAAATAAAGAAGCTTTAAAAGGTACATATGAAGTATCAGCTATTTCTATCCATGCATTTCCTTATGTTGCTGATAAATATGCTCTTTTATCAAGTGGAGCATCTATGGGTGATAATTATGGACCTATGGTAGTCGCAAAAGAAAAATTTGATATAAATCAGCTAAAAAATAAAAAAATTGCAGTACCTGGTACATTAACATCTGCATTCTTGGCACTTCAATTATTTTTAGAATCTAAAGATTTCAATTATGAAGTGATACCTTTTGATCAAATTATTCCTGCTGTTAAAGAAGGAAAAGTAGATGCAGGATTAATAATCCATGAAGGACAGCTTACTTACAAAGATGAAGGTTTAGAATGTATAGTTGACCTTGGAAAATGGTGGTATGAGAAAACAGAAGGACTACCTCTTCCTCTTGGTGGAAATGTTATAAGAAAAGATTTAGGCGAAAAAGTAATGAAAGAAATATCTGAGATATTGAAAGAAAGTATAAAATATTCTTTAGAACATAGAGAAGAAGCAGTTGATTATGCTTTAAAATTTGCAAGAGATATGACAAAAGAAAAAGCAGATAAATTCATTGGAATGTATGTTAATGATTTAACAGTTGATTATGGCCAAAGAGGGAAAAAAGCTATAGAATTATTTTTAAATGAAGCAAAAAATTTAAATTTAATTCCAGATATACCAGAGATCAAATTTGTGTAG
- a CDS encoding M23 family metallopeptidase translates to MKKKSLLILLIIILIAIGYAYFVGIIDFTKPKVIFKEKPQFVGANKHIEFKVEDNNPGIKSVEVFVIQNEKNIKIFEDKNVPEGIKEKDYSLDIKARQLRLREGKAKILIIAQDGSLLKNKTTLEIPVKVDLTPPTLSILSSPATIINGGTGFVFYRTSKDIEKTGVKVGDLDFKCFNGIFKNPNIYGCAFPYPYYWNTKKPIIVYAIDKAGNSSQNSLMYFFKKVRYKRSIVNITDTFIETKVRPLSDKDIQDPIELFKYVNVEVRKRNEDKIHQITSDVKIIKPMFHGRFLQLKNSKRLGGFADYRKYRYKGKIIKGADAYHKGMDLASIKNAPVQAANDGIVRFVGFLGIYGNSIIIEHGMGIFTLYSHLAESKVKVGDTVVKGQEIGITDTTGLAVGDHLHFGVLVQGLEVHPIEWFDRRWIKTRFENEYNKIKKLYGGEK, encoded by the coding sequence ATGAAAAAGAAATCTTTATTAATATTATTGATAATAATTTTAATAGCTATTGGTTATGCATATTTTGTAGGAATTATAGATTTTACAAAACCTAAGGTTATTTTTAAAGAAAAACCTCAGTTTGTAGGTGCAAATAAACATATAGAGTTTAAAGTAGAGGATAATAATCCAGGTATAAAATCAGTAGAAGTTTTTGTAATTCAAAATGAAAAAAATATAAAAATATTTGAAGATAAAAATGTACCAGAGGGAATAAAGGAAAAAGATTATTCCTTAGATATAAAAGCAAGACAGCTAAGACTAAGAGAAGGTAAAGCAAAAATATTAATAATTGCTCAAGATGGTTCCTTGCTAAAAAATAAAACTACATTAGAAATACCTGTAAAGGTTGATTTAACTCCACCAACTTTAAGTATTCTGTCTTCTCCTGCAACTATAATAAATGGTGGTACAGGATTTGTATTTTATAGAACATCAAAAGACATAGAAAAAACTGGCGTTAAAGTAGGAGATTTAGACTTTAAATGTTTTAATGGAATTTTTAAAAATCCAAATATATATGGTTGTGCATTTCCATATCCTTATTACTGGAATACAAAGAAACCTATTATAGTTTATGCTATTGATAAAGCAGGGAATAGTTCTCAAAACTCTTTAATGTATTTTTTCAAAAAAGTTAGATATAAAAGATCAATAGTTAATATAACAGATACATTTATAGAAACAAAAGTAAGACCCCTTTCAGATAAAGATATTCAAGATCCTATAGAGCTATTTAAATATGTTAATGTAGAAGTTAGGAAAAGAAATGAAGACAAAATCCACCAAATTACATCTGATGTAAAAATAATAAAGCCAATGTTCCATGGAAGATTTTTACAACTGAAAAATTCTAAAAGATTAGGTGGTTTTGCTGATTATAGAAAATATAGATATAAAGGAAAAATAATAAAAGGAGCAGATGCTTACCATAAAGGTATGGATTTAGCATCTATAAAAAATGCTCCTGTTCAAGCGGCAAATGATGGAATAGTTAGATTTGTAGGATTCTTAGGAATTTATGGAAACTCAATAATAATAGAGCATGGAATGGGTATATTTACTTTATATTCTCATCTTGCAGAAAGTAAAGTAAAAGTAGGAGATACTGTTGTAAAAGGACAAGAGATAGGAATAACAGACACAACAGGATTAGCAGTAGGAGATCATTTACATTTTGGTGTTTTAGTTCAAGGTCTTGAAGTTCATCCTATAGAATGGTTTGATAGAAGATGGATAAAAACAAGATTTGAAAATGAGTATAATAAAATAAAGAAATTATATGGAGGTGAAAAATAG
- the secG gene encoding preprotein translocase subunit SecG: MELLYTILSILLIIDGILLVILILMQKTKGAEIGAVFGSGAAAAVLGAGASNFLTKLTYWLGGIFLAIVLTLSLIDHYKHKPKFTDIPANLPVKTEKK; encoded by the coding sequence TTGGAGCTTTTATATACAATTTTATCTATATTACTTATTATAGATGGGATACTTCTTGTAATTTTAATACTTATGCAAAAAACAAAAGGTGCAGAAATTGGAGCAGTTTTTGGCTCAGGTGCTGCAGCTGCTGTACTTGGAGCAGGAGCATCTAATTTTTTAACAAAACTTACATACTGGCTTGGAGGAATATTTTTAGCTATAGTTTTAACTTTATCTTTAATTGATCATTATAAACATAAACCTAAATTTACAGATATACCAGCTAATTTACCTGTAAAAACAGAAAAAAAATAA
- a CDS encoding 2,3-bisphosphoglycerate-dependent phosphoglycerate mutase, whose product MPKLVLVRHGQSVWNLQNRFTGWIDVPLTEKGKEEAYKAGELLKDIKFDVAYTSMLTRAQETLRIILETIGLYIPVIKDQALNERHYGALQGLNKDRAREKWGKEIVHLWRRSYDIPPPEGESLKDTAARTIPFLERTIMGDILDGRNVLVSAHGNSLRSIVMYIENLSPEEIVKVEIPTGTPIVYELDENGKLLNKEIRHLGD is encoded by the coding sequence ATGCCAAAATTAGTTTTAGTTAGGCATGGTCAATCTGTTTGGAATTTACAAAACAGATTTACAGGATGGATAGATGTACCATTAACCGAAAAAGGTAAAGAAGAAGCTTACAAAGCAGGAGAACTTTTAAAAGATATAAAATTTGATGTTGCTTATACTTCAATGCTTACAAGAGCACAAGAAACATTAAGAATAATCCTTGAAACAATAGGTCTTTATATTCCTGTAATTAAAGATCAAGCTTTGAATGAAAGACATTATGGAGCACTTCAAGGTTTAAATAAAGATAGAGCAAGAGAAAAATGGGGTAAAGAGATAGTCCATTTATGGAGAAGAAGTTATGATATTCCTCCACCAGAAGGAGAATCTTTAAAAGATACAGCAGCAAGAACAATACCATTTTTAGAAAGAACAATTATGGGAGATATTTTAGATGGAAGAAATGTTTTAGTTTCTGCCCATGGAAACTCATTAAGAAGTATAGTTATGTATATAGAAAATTTATCTCCTGAAGAAATAGTAAAAGTAGAAATTCCAACAGGTACACCAATAGTTTATGAACTTGATGAAAATGGAAAACTTTTGAACAAAGAAATAAGACATTTAGGGGATTAA
- the hisF gene encoding imidazole glycerol phosphate synthase subunit HisF, protein MIAKRIIPCLDVNKGRVVKGVNFVNLIDAGDPVEIAKAYDEAGADELVFLDITASAEDRDIILDVVKETAETVFMPLTVGGGVRSLEDIRKLLESGADKVSINTAAVKEPILVEEAAKRFGSSTIVVAIDAKKVEENKWEVYINGGRTKTGKDAIEWAKAVEDLGAGEILLTSMDKDGTKSGYDVELTKKISETVSIPVIASGGAGKKEHFYEVFQEGKADAALAASLFHFKELTIKEVKDYLLEKGINIRPVEEI, encoded by the coding sequence ATGATTGCTAAAAGAATAATCCCATGTCTTGATGTAAATAAAGGAAGAGTTGTAAAAGGGGTAAATTTTGTAAATCTTATAGATGCAGGAGATCCTGTAGAAATAGCAAAAGCTTATGATGAGGCTGGAGCAGATGAGCTCGTTTTTTTAGATATTACTGCCTCAGCAGAAGATAGAGACATAATATTAGATGTTGTAAAAGAAACTGCAGAAACTGTTTTTATGCCTCTTACAGTTGGAGGTGGAGTTAGAAGTTTAGAGGATATAAGGAAACTTCTTGAAAGTGGAGCAGATAAAGTTTCAATAAATACTGCTGCAGTAAAAGAACCTATTTTAGTAGAAGAAGCAGCAAAAAGATTTGGATCTTCAACAATAGTAGTAGCAATAGATGCAAAAAAAGTAGAAGAAAATAAATGGGAAGTCTATATTAATGGTGGAAGAACAAAAACAGGGAAAGATGCTATAGAATGGGCTAAAGCAGTTGAAGATTTAGGAGCAGGAGAAATACTTTTAACTTCAATGGATAAAGACGGTACAAAATCAGGATATGATGTAGAGTTAACAAAAAAAATAAGCGAAACAGTATCTATTCCTGTAATTGCTTCTGGTGGTGCTGGTAAAAAAGAGCATTTTTATGAAGTTTTTCAAGAAGGAAAAGCAGATGCTGCATTAGCAGCATCATTATTTCATTTTAAAGAACTTACAATAAAAGAAGTAAAAGATTATCTTTTAGAAAAAGGAATAAATATAAGACCTGTGGAGGAAATATGA
- the fsa gene encoding fructose-6-phosphate aldolase encodes MKFFIDTANIDEIKEANSLKILDGVTTNPTLISKTGKPFMDVVKEILEEVPDKPVSLEVASTDYEGMIKEGEYLAEFGSNVVIKIPMTLDGLKAVKHFEYKGIKTNVTLIFSPAQALLAMKAGASYISPFVGRLDDISHTGMDLISDIVNIRDNYNFDTEIIVASVRNPIHVIESALLGADIATIPFKVISQLVKHPLTDIGLERFLKDWESVPNKPF; translated from the coding sequence ATGAAATTTTTTATAGACACTGCAAATATTGATGAGATTAAAGAGGCAAACTCTTTAAAAATATTAGATGGTGTTACGACAAATCCAACTTTAATATCTAAAACAGGAAAACCTTTTATGGATGTTGTTAAAGAGATATTAGAAGAAGTACCAGATAAACCTGTAAGTCTTGAAGTTGCAAGCACAGATTATGAAGGAATGATAAAAGAAGGAGAATATTTAGCAGAATTTGGAAGTAATGTTGTAATAAAAATACCAATGACATTAGATGGATTAAAAGCAGTAAAACATTTTGAGTATAAAGGAATTAAAACAAATGTTACTTTAATATTTTCTCCTGCACAAGCATTACTTGCTATGAAGGCAGGAGCATCTTATATATCTCCTTTTGTTGGAAGACTTGATGATATAAGCCATACAGGAATGGATTTAATTTCTGATATTGTAAATATTAGGGATAATTATAATTTTGATACAGAAATAATAGTTGCTTCAGTAAGAAACCCAATTCATGTTATAGAATCTGCATTACTTGGAGCAGATATAGCAACTATACCATTTAAAGTAATATCTCAACTTGTAAAACATCCACTTACAGATATAGGACTTGAAAGATTTTTAAAAGATTGGGAATCTGTACCTAATAAACCATTTTAA